The following proteins come from a genomic window of Malus domestica chromosome 02, GDT2T_hap1:
- the LOC139191566 gene encoding uncharacterized protein, whose amino-acid sequence MGQFREQGKLPSSTIVNPNEGFEIAKAITLRSGKEIGTNPKMSKPSQKEDEQVLPEEEEVDKAMTRKEQSLPFMQSKKEENEKDILEIFKKVQVNIPLLDAIKQVPKYATFFKKLCTTKKRIPEKEMVHVNENVSAVLQRKLSPKCKDPGSSTIPYVIGNTRFEHAMLDLVASINVMPYSVYTSMNLGELKNDGVIIQSDDRSNAYPKGVLKDVLVQVDHLIFPANFYVLEMDDSSHSIPLPILLGRPFMKTTQTKIVCPRER is encoded by the exons ATGGGACaatttagagaacaaggcaaactGCCTAGTTCAACTATTGTCAATCCAAATGAAGGTTTTGAAATTGCTAAGGCTATTACCTTGAGAAGTGGTAAAGAGATTGGAACAAATCCAAAAATGTCCAAACCTAGCCAAAAAGAGGACGAACAAGTGCTGCCTGAAGAAGAAGAGGTGGACAAGGCCATGACAAGGAAAGAACAATCCTTACC gtttatgcaatctaagaaagaagagaatgaaaaagACATCTTAGAAATCTTCAAGAAGGTGCAAGTTAATATCCCACTTCTTGATGCAATAAAGCAAGTTCCAAAGTATGCTACgttttttaagaagctttgtacaacaaagaaacggaTTCCTGAGAAGGAGATGGTACATGTAAATGAAAATGTCTCTGCAGTTTTGCAAAGAAAGTTgtcacctaaatgcaaagatccaggtagttccACTATCCCTTATGTTATTGGTAATACaaggtttgaacatgctatgctagatttagttgcttccattaatgtcatgccatattccgTTTAtacatctatgaatctaggagagcttaaaaatgatggtgtcatTATTCAATCAGatgatcgatctaatgcatatccgaaaggagttttgaaagatgttttggtgcaggtagaccatttgatttttccagcaAATTTTTATGTGCTTGAGATGGATGATTCATCCCACTCTATACCATTGCCAATCTTACTTGgaagacctttcatgaaaacaaccCAAACCAAGATTGTGTGTCCAAGGGAGCGTTAA
- the LOC139191568 gene encoding ethylene-responsive transcription factor CRF2-like yields the protein MNCPAVKYAQNRHHTTMVANSAEADEFESVRPRVVRISITDGNATDSSIDDEAKESSFCGTRHRVKRIVNEITIESCSNRDTDSAVWRSRMLRTRRKRSSGKSEGGNINRMNTRY from the coding sequence ATGAATTGTCCTGCTGTTAAGTACGCGCAGAACCGGCACCACACTACGATGGTGGCCAATTCGGCGGAAGCGGACGAGTTCGAGTCCGTGAGGCCGCGTGTTGTGCGGATATCGATCACTGACGGTAACGCCACTGACTCCTCCATCGACGACGAGGCCAAGGAGTCGTCTTTTTGTGGGACCCGCCACCGAGTCAAGAGGATTGTTAATGAGATTACCATCGAGTCCTGCTCAAACAGGGACACCGACTCTGCTGTTTGGAGGAGTCGGATGTTAAGGACCAGGAGGAAGCGGTCGTCCGGGAAATCCGAAGGTGGGAATATAAACCGTATGAACACAAGGTACTAA